Genomic window ([Eubacterium] hominis):
GACAAAGGTGGAGCAAAACGTAAAAATCTTCCTGCGTATCCAACCAGTGAATTACCAGTCATGAAAGTTGCAATCGCTGGAGATATCAATGGGGATAATGATGTAGATTGGAATGATGGTGCTATCGCATTCCGTGATATCATGAATGTGCCTTATGGTTCTGAAGATATCAAAAATCTTGTAAACTATCGTATTGTTATGAATTTTGCAAGTATGGCACCAAACCCATTTTTGAAAACAGCTGACAATATTAAAAAAGTTTCACTAGCAACAGATGGATTGCCTCAGGCTTTATTGTTGAAAGGTTATGGCAATGAAGGACATGATTCCGCAAACTCTGAATATGCAGATATCGCAGAGCGTGAAGGTGGTGTTGAAGATTTCCAGAAATTAATCAAAATTGCACATGAGAATGACGCAGAAATTGGTATTCATGTAAACGCACAGGAAGCATATCCAGAAGCTAAATCATTTAATGAAAACATGCTTCAAAAACCATTTGCAGGTGGCTGGGGATGGCTTGACCAATCTCAGGTAATTGATAAGCAATGGGATCTTGCTACACAGGCAAGATGGAAACGTTTCGTACAACTATATGATCGTATCAATAATACACATCATTACGATCGTATATGGCCAAATGCTGTAGGAAATTCTCAAGGCAGCGTAGATGCTGATAAAGAAACGATTCAAAAGGAAGCAGAAAGTCTAAAGGACAACATGGATTTCATTTATCTGGATGTATGGTATCAGGATGCATGGGAAACAAGACAAATTGCGAAAGAAATCAATTCTTTGGGATGGAGATTCTCTACAGAATTCAGTTATGAAGGAGAATATGATTCTACATGGCAGCACTGGTCTACAGATGCTACATATGGTGGAGCAAGTGCAAAAGGATACAATAGTGATATTATACGTTTTATCCGTAATGATCAAAGAGATTCACAAGTATTAAATTATCCAAAATTTGGCGGTACAGCAGATAACCCATTATTAGGTGGATATCGTTTATACGGCTTTGAAGGCTGGAGTGGAAATAATGACTTTAATAATTATATCAAACAGACATTTAATGAAAATCTTCCTACAAAATTCCTTCAGCATTATCAGGTAACAGATTGGGAAAATTATGCACCTGGTGAATCTCCTGTAGGAAATCACGAAAAACAAATCACTTTAAAGAATAAAGCAGGTGATACGGTTATCGTAAAACGTAATGAAAAACAACGTAAAGATTCTAATATTGAACGTAATATTACATTAAATGGTAAAACAGTATTGAATGATGTTACATACTTACTACCATGGACAGATGAAGACGGCAGTGTAAAATTATATCACTGGAATTTAGATGGTGGCACAACAACTTGGGATTTGCCAAATGGTTGGCAAGGATTAGACAATGTTGTCATGTATCCATTATCTGATCAGGGTCGTGGAGAAGCAATCAATGTTCCTGTTGTAAATAACAAAGTGACATTAAATGCGAAAGCAGCGACTGCTTATGTTATGACAAAAGGCGCAAGTACGAAAACAGTAAAAGCATTTGGTGAAGGCGATTATGTAAAAGATCCAGGCTTTAATGCGTATGCCAATACATCAAAATTATCTCCAGAAGTATGGAGTGGCAGTATTGATCAAAAAGGTGTACAGGTGGAAATAGCAAATACTGGCGATCAGCGTCTTGCGTTCAATTCTGTTGATACAAATTCAGAAGTAACAACAACGATTTCAGGATTAACACCTGGAAGTGATTATGTCGCAGAAGTATATGTTGATAATGAAAGTGATGCGAAAGCCGCAATTACTGTAAATACAGGAAAAGACGCTGTCACAAATTACACTTTGCGTTCTATAGCGAAAAACTATGTACAATGTGATAATAAACATGGTACGAATATGCAGCGTATGCAGGTTGCCTTCAAAGCTGAATCTGATACAGCAAAACTGACACTATCAAGAGATGCCGGAGAAGGTTCTACATATATGGATGATATTCGTATCGTAAAACAAAAATTAGACAACTTCCAGAAAGATGGCAGTTTTACGCAGGATTTTGAATCTGTCGTACAAGGATTATATCCATTTGTATTAGGACCAGCACAAGGAATCACAGATCCTGTGACACATTTATCTCAATTGCATGATCCTTATACACAAGCTGGATGGAATGGTAAACTTACAAGTGATGTATTAGGTGGCGATTGGTCATTGAAACATCATGGTGTAAATACTGGTATTATTTATCAGACATTACCTCAGAACTATCGTTTTGAACCAGGTAAGATGTATACGGTAGAATTTGATTATCAGGCAGGTGCAGATAAAGCATTTGCGATGGTAGTTGGAGATGATAAAGAGTATAAAGTACCAACAAGTACACAATACCTTGCACAGGCACGTGGCACGACGCAACATGTGACAATGGACCTTATGGCATCTGATAGTGGACAGACTTGGATTGGATTATATGAGAATGGAAATAAAGTCACAAAAGGCAGTAATGGTGAAATGGATTTCATTTTAGATAATCTGAAAATCTATGAAAACCAGAATGTAGAATTTGCGGAAATCGCTAATACGGATCTATATAAAGGTGAAACAAGTGCTATCACTGGCAATCATTTAGATAAGATTACATGGTCAAGTGATCATCCAGAGATTGCGAAAGTAGATACAAATACCATGCAGGTTATCGCATTAAGTGAAGGTACAGCTATCATCACTGCGACATTATCTGATGGAAGTAAGACGAATTTTAACATCACTGTAACAGATAAAGTAATTGAACATCTTGATAAAGATACATATGGTTCTTTATCAGTTAGCGCAAATACAGAAGAATTAACAGGAGAAGGTAAAGGTTCTGGTATCAAAGAAGCTGTTGTTGATGGTGATTTGAATACTTATTGGCATTCTAATTGGAGCGGTGAAGGCTTTGAGGTAAGTGTTGATCATCCAGCAATCATTTCTGTAACGATGGAAAATCCTTCTACAATCAATGCATTTGAATTTGTACAAAGAGCTGCAAATGAAAATGGCTTGGTACATCAATACAGTTATCGTATCCTTGGTGAAGATGGCAGTGTTTTAGCAAGTGGTGAACACATACAAGTACCAAAGGATTTGCAGGGAAATAAGTCTGTTATTACCGTTACATTAGATAAGAATGTAAAGGCTAAGACAATTGAATTAACTATTGAAGAAGGTCATAATAAGTTTGCTTCCTTAGCAGAAATTCGTCCTGTACGTATCGTTTCTGTAGCAGAAACAGCTACATTAAAAGATACAACAGTTATGGTAAACGAAACGAAAAAAATGGATGTTGAAATTCCTGACAATACAGTATTAAAGGGTATTGTATGGTCATCATCTGATGAAAATGTTGCGATTGTTTCTCAAGATGGTATTATTACCGGAGTACATGAAGGTGTTGCGACAATCACTATGCGTAATGCAGTTGGATTACATTCAGAGGCAGTTGTGACAGTAGTCGCAGATACATCAAAATTATCCGCATTGATCAATGAAGCAAAAGACTATAAAGAAAATGATTATACACCAAAATCATGGTCTTTATTCATGAGCGTATTAAAGGATGCACAAAAAGCTGTGACAGATGCTTCTTCTACACAAAGCAAACTGGATGATATGTATACATCATTAAGCAATGCAATGAATGCATTAGTACATATCG
Coding sequences:
- a CDS encoding carboxypeptidase regulatory-like domain-containing protein encodes the protein MKKVVTRVSKVFLVMAVAFSAFFTSGVANVFAASSTKKMAHLVSGANDANGHFGSVKPEAFVLSDKKDITNENFSFQLKLESEKADTRLRFVTKYVDDTHWGYVAYDGATGWFYEFKNGNKSGYPGLDLPAVNKNDIINVKGVYTDQSLTVSVENTTTKETKEVLVSNTDFLDLAKQAGQIGFGAGTYGTSYTDIDFCDVTIGDKTYQDGDYDTWKLYKTTEGQKWETSIDVLINDGKPEPEPSQQGRTWYSITGGANNGGGHAYGNSSAKAPILLLDNDKHFTDGSVLSLTLKPSDNWGVFPIYLDDSNWLYVGYDPTSKWYYQYSVNGKGNYPNISGLPELIPGEELNLSISLDREALTVIVNGTKVTKNDQNLMKLAQLVQDKSRFGVKTNGYSTISFADMTLNGKDCMEDNWVFCAERDGQKVEKKHTELFPVNGTVVDKNTKKPISGAVVRLNLNQTKTDDQGNYSFEAIEPGAYNMAVTKPGYQAYSQSVTVKEEATVLNVDLSLKEEINLDDYDQLKTSDMTAYIGKQFPYVARYIMNDGSIFRGNETALNSIMINGKKLTPTVTVKETTDTSRTYSLDVNQDGVNLTMDVKISLDKNTLTWQILNVNKRDTELRIETIDIPDLNLLSVDAVDKSANFAGAKASNLTTDTGDRFISFDEGFIPSQSDGYLYGILTNDKLSAALFSNSEIEGDKRIILNNGADTMSLTSAPYYYEAGDKGGAKRKNLPAYPTSELPVMKVAIAGDINGDNDVDWNDGAIAFRDIMNVPYGSEDIKNLVNYRIVMNFASMAPNPFLKTADNIKKVSLATDGLPQALLLKGYGNEGHDSANSEYADIAEREGGVEDFQKLIKIAHENDAEIGIHVNAQEAYPEAKSFNENMLQKPFAGGWGWLDQSQVIDKQWDLATQARWKRFVQLYDRINNTHHYDRIWPNAVGNSQGSVDADKETIQKEAESLKDNMDFIYLDVWYQDAWETRQIAKEINSLGWRFSTEFSYEGEYDSTWQHWSTDATYGGASAKGYNSDIIRFIRNDQRDSQVLNYPKFGGTADNPLLGGYRLYGFEGWSGNNDFNNYIKQTFNENLPTKFLQHYQVTDWENYAPGESPVGNHEKQITLKNKAGDTVIVKRNEKQRKDSNIERNITLNGKTVLNDVTYLLPWTDEDGSVKLYHWNLDGGTTTWDLPNGWQGLDNVVMYPLSDQGRGEAINVPVVNNKVTLNAKAATAYVMTKGASTKTVKAFGEGDYVKDPGFNAYANTSKLSPEVWSGSIDQKGVQVEIANTGDQRLAFNSVDTNSEVTTTISGLTPGSDYVAEVYVDNESDAKAAITVNTGKDAVTNYTLRSIAKNYVQCDNKHGTNMQRMQVAFKAESDTAKLTLSRDAGEGSTYMDDIRIVKQKLDNFQKDGSFTQDFESVVQGLYPFVLGPAQGITDPVTHLSQLHDPYTQAGWNGKLTSDVLGGDWSLKHHGVNTGIIYQTLPQNYRFEPGKMYTVEFDYQAGADKAFAMVVGDDKEYKVPTSTQYLAQARGTTQHVTMDLMASDSGQTWIGLYENGNKVTKGSNGEMDFILDNLKIYENQNVEFAEIANTDLYKGETSAITGNHLDKITWSSDHPEIAKVDTNTMQVIALSEGTAIITATLSDGSKTNFNITVTDKVIEHLDKDTYGSLSVSANTEELTGEGKGSGIKEAVVDGDLNTYWHSNWSGEGFEVSVDHPAIISVTMENPSTINAFEFVQRAANENGLVHQYSYRILGEDGSVLASGEHIQVPKDLQGNKSVITVTLDKNVKAKTIELTIEEGHNKFASLAEIRPVRIVSVAETATLKDTTVMVNETKKMDVEIPDNTVLKGIVWSSSDENVAIVSQDGIITGVHEGVATITMRNAVGLHSEAVVTVVADTSKLSALINEAKDYKENDYTPKSWSLFMSVLKDAQKAVTDASSTQSKLDDMYTSLSNAMNALVHIADTTVLQSTIKEVEALNAKDYTEASWKAMLQVLTDAKSVLDDKNATQEAVNQAVIKLHDAKEALVIVEPETKPDTKPDTKPDEKPDTKPVVKDMTIKNHTETISASGKFEEGTQLITKEFTQNEIQKLIDQMNDKSLLKDYTIQKAFTLDFLKNGVNVKPDGKMTIRVQVDAKLLKKDVKAILIDKDGNVSELPARKGKDYIEFDTSRNGTFALLSKDTSTINNNTDTADHTHAGLLFGFLLLSAGAIVVLMKKRKA